Proteins from a single region of Ananas comosus cultivar F153 linkage group 3, ASM154086v1, whole genome shotgun sequence:
- the LOC109708078 gene encoding bZIP transcription factor 27-like isoform X1: protein MEELWRDIALSAVTAATASTSLDLGTSNPSCDDASLQDFLAGPLNRPLVLPPPTPLPPSPAEGLGLCLNSAPADFNDTNASMTAAAPPHAPQFDAYFCPANSSSGFSSTGGSSTRDHRHKRMIKNRESAARSRARKQAYTNELEIEVAHLLEENAKLKKQYEELAVAAAQLLQKHSPKKLLITILRKCKV from the exons ATGGAGGAGCTATGGCGAGACATCGCCCTCTCCGCCGTCACCGCCGCCACTGCCTCCACCTCTCTCGATCTCGGCACGTCGAATCCGAGCTGCGACGACGCGAGCCTGCAAGACTTCCTCGCCGGCCCGCTGAACCGCCCGCTCGTCttgccgccgccgacgccgctgCCGCCGTCTCCCGCCGAAGGGCTCGGCCTCTGCCTGAACTCCGCGCCGGCAGACTTCAACGACACTAACGCCAGCATGACGGCTGCTGCGCCACCGCACGCCCCGCAATTCGATGCGTATTTCTGCCCCGCCAACAGCAGCTCCGGCTTCAGTAGTACCGGCGGTAGTAGTACCAGAGACCACCGGCACAAGCGCATGATCAAGAACCGGGAGTCGGCCGCACGCTCCCGCGCCCGGAAACAG gcttaTACCAACGAGCTCGAGATCGAGGTCGCCCATTTGCTCGAGGAGAACGCCAAGCTCAAGAAACAATATGAGGAG CTTGCAGTGGCAGCTGCTCAACTCCTACAAAAACACTCACCAAAGAAGCTCCTCATCACCATTTTGAGAAAGTGTAAGGTATAA
- the LOC109708139 gene encoding uncharacterized protein LOC109708139 isoform X1 produces the protein MAHTSGRKSYARKRKEMELALGKEPDRLTFWEVTHKKKNGNFVNKDAENSLDLARAKFVTLSQGSESDTNKLMDKAFLDIMGPEHNGRVKGLGLGPTLRSYYGVKHTNLPTTSESREGQPGEVEKLKEEMQEMRDELHRLKTLFSDTILLNSRVC, from the exons ATGGCGCACACATCGGGCCGAAAAAGTTATGCAAGGAAGCGAAAGGAAATG GAACTTGCTCTTGGCAAAGAACCGGATCGGCTAACTTTTTGGGAGGTAACTCATAAGAAAAAGAATGGAAATTTTGTGAATAAGGATGCGGAGAATAGTTTG GATCTAGCACGTGCAAAGTTTGTTACTCTTTCACAAGGTTCCGAATCTGACACGAACAAACTAATGGACAAAGCCTTTCTAGATATTATGGGCCCTGAACATAATGGACGTGTGAAAGGTTTAGGGTTGGGACCTACGCTAAGATCATATTATGGCGTGAAGCATACAAATTTACCTACAACAAGCGAATCAAGAGAGGGTCAACCAGGAGAAGTAGAAAAGCTTAAAGAAGAAATGCAAGAGATGCGAGATGAATTGCATCGACTTAAAACACTATTTTCAGATACAATATTGCTCAATTCTCGAGTATGCTAA
- the LOC109708246 gene encoding prostaglandin E synthase 2 isoform X2, whose product MRNPRSLISRALLLPRPLLPPPPPSPAAAAAAADRRIGGGPASSSPPRTRRWIPGAPAVAPLGSRTVPVGLAGALSLSLTLVTAAEAKEPPPPELVPKDVVLYQYEACPFCNKVRAFLDYHDIPYRVVEVNPLSKKEIKWSDYKKVPILVVDGEQLIDSSDIINKLSKRISTDDFVIGEEEAKWRRWVDEHLVHLLSPNIYRTTSEALESFDYIAKHGNFSATERFTVKYAGAAAMYMVSKKLKKKYNITDERAALYEAAETWTKALDGKDFLGGSKPNLADLAVFGVLRPIRYLQAGRDMVDNTHIGEWYQRMENAVGEPSRIMA is encoded by the exons ATGCGAAACCCTCGGAGCTTGATCTCCCgcgccctcctcctcccccgacctctcctcccccctccccctccttctccggcggcggcggcggcggcggcggatcgGAGGATCGGCGGAGGCCCCGCCTCGTCGTCGCCACCGCGGACGCGGCGGTGGATCCCCGGAGCCCCCGCCGTGGCGCCGCTGGGGTCGAGAACGGTCCCCGTGGGGCTCGCCGGAGCGCTCTCGTTGTCGCTGACGCTGGTGACCGCGGCGGAGGCGAAGGAGCCGCCCCCGCCGGAGCTCGTCCCCAAGGACGTCGTGCTCTACCAGTACGAGGCGTGCCCCTTCTGCAACAAGGTTAgag CGTTTTTGGATTACCATGACATACCGTATAGAGTTGTGGAGGTAAACCCTTTAAGTAAGAAGGAGATTAAGTGGTCCGACTATAAGAAGGTCCCAATCTTGGTTGTAGATGGTGAACAGCTGATTGACTCCTCAG ATATAATTAATAAGCTAAGTAAGAGGATTAGTACAGATGACTTTGTAATTGGCGAGGAGGAAGCCAAGTGGCGCAG GTGGGTTGATGAACATCTGGTGCACCTTTTATCACCAAATATATACAGGACTACTTCGGAGGCCCTTGAGTCATTTGATTATATTGCTAAACATG GTAACTTTAGTGCTACCGAGAGGTTTACTGTAAAATATGCTGGGGCTGCTGCAATGTATATGGTATCTAAGAAGTTGAAGAAGAAATATAACATCACTGATGAACGTGCTGCGTTGTATGAAGCTGCAGAGACCTGGACGAAAGCTCTTGACGGAAAAGACTTTCTTG GTGGTTCCAAGCCTAATCTAGCTGATCTTGCGGTCTTTGGTGTTCTAAGACCCATCCGATACCTACAGGCTGGTAGAGATATGGTGGACAATACTCACATTGGTGAATGGTATCAGAGGATGGAAAATGCTGTTGGAGAGCCTTCGAGGATCATGGCATAG
- the LOC109708139 gene encoding uncharacterized protein LOC109708139 isoform X2 yields MAHTSGRKSYARKRKEMELALGKEPDRLTFWEVTHKKKNGNFVNKDAENSLVVAGDNNLVDALSPNIHSSNASHDPTNGGHKKS; encoded by the exons ATGGCGCACACATCGGGCCGAAAAAGTTATGCAAGGAAGCGAAAGGAAATG GAACTTGCTCTTGGCAAAGAACCGGATCGGCTAACTTTTTGGGAGGTAACTCATAAGAAAAAGAATGGAAATTTTGTGAATAAGGATGCGGAGAATAGTTTG GTGGTTGCGGGCGATAATAATTTGGTCGATGCGCTTTCTCCGAATATTCATTCATCGAATGCGAGTCACGATCCTACAAATGGAGGACATAAAAaaagctaa
- the LOC109708246 gene encoding prostaglandin E synthase 2 isoform X1: MRNPRSLISRALLLPRPLLPPPPPSPAAAAAAADRRIGGGPASSSPPRTRRWIPGAPAVAPLGSRTVPVGLAGALSLSLTLVTAAEAKEPPPPELVPKDVVLYQYEACPFCNKVRAFLDYHDIPYRVVEVNPLSKKEIKWSDYKKVPILVVDGEQLIDSSGSYKSFQSSKIILSLFFSCSFPLPSCTWFVLTDIINKLSKRISTDDFVIGEEEAKWRRWVDEHLVHLLSPNIYRTTSEALESFDYIAKHGNFSATERFTVKYAGAAAMYMVSKKLKKKYNITDERAALYEAAETWTKALDGKDFLGGSKPNLADLAVFGVLRPIRYLQAGRDMVDNTHIGEWYQRMENAVGEPSRIMA, translated from the exons ATGCGAAACCCTCGGAGCTTGATCTCCCgcgccctcctcctcccccgacctctcctcccccctccccctccttctccggcggcggcggcggcggcggcggatcgGAGGATCGGCGGAGGCCCCGCCTCGTCGTCGCCACCGCGGACGCGGCGGTGGATCCCCGGAGCCCCCGCCGTGGCGCCGCTGGGGTCGAGAACGGTCCCCGTGGGGCTCGCCGGAGCGCTCTCGTTGTCGCTGACGCTGGTGACCGCGGCGGAGGCGAAGGAGCCGCCCCCGCCGGAGCTCGTCCCCAAGGACGTCGTGCTCTACCAGTACGAGGCGTGCCCCTTCTGCAACAAGGTTAgag CGTTTTTGGATTACCATGACATACCGTATAGAGTTGTGGAGGTAAACCCTTTAAGTAAGAAGGAGATTAAGTGGTCCGACTATAAGAAGGTCCCAATCTTGGTTGTAGATGGTGAACAGCTGATTGACTCCTCAGGTTCTTATAAATCGTTCCAAAGtagcaaaattattttatctttgttcttttcttgttcttttcctTTACCGTCTTGCACTTGGTTTGTCTTAACAGATATAATTAATAAGCTAAGTAAGAGGATTAGTACAGATGACTTTGTAATTGGCGAGGAGGAAGCCAAGTGGCGCAG GTGGGTTGATGAACATCTGGTGCACCTTTTATCACCAAATATATACAGGACTACTTCGGAGGCCCTTGAGTCATTTGATTATATTGCTAAACATG GTAACTTTAGTGCTACCGAGAGGTTTACTGTAAAATATGCTGGGGCTGCTGCAATGTATATGGTATCTAAGAAGTTGAAGAAGAAATATAACATCACTGATGAACGTGCTGCGTTGTATGAAGCTGCAGAGACCTGGACGAAAGCTCTTGACGGAAAAGACTTTCTTG GTGGTTCCAAGCCTAATCTAGCTGATCTTGCGGTCTTTGGTGTTCTAAGACCCATCCGATACCTACAGGCTGGTAGAGATATGGTGGACAATACTCACATTGGTGAATGGTATCAGAGGATGGAAAATGCTGTTGGAGAGCCTTCGAGGATCATGGCATAG
- the LOC109708078 gene encoding bZIP transcription factor 27-like isoform X2: MEELWRDIALSAVTAATASTSLDLGTSNPSCDDASLQDFLAGPLNRPLVLPPPTPLPPSPAEGLGLCLNSAPADFNDTNASMTAAAPPHAPQFDAYFCPANSSSGFSSTGGSSTRDHRHKRMIKNRESAARSRARKQAYTNELEIEVAHLLEENAKLKKQYEEWQLLNSYKNTHQRSSSSPF; encoded by the exons ATGGAGGAGCTATGGCGAGACATCGCCCTCTCCGCCGTCACCGCCGCCACTGCCTCCACCTCTCTCGATCTCGGCACGTCGAATCCGAGCTGCGACGACGCGAGCCTGCAAGACTTCCTCGCCGGCCCGCTGAACCGCCCGCTCGTCttgccgccgccgacgccgctgCCGCCGTCTCCCGCCGAAGGGCTCGGCCTCTGCCTGAACTCCGCGCCGGCAGACTTCAACGACACTAACGCCAGCATGACGGCTGCTGCGCCACCGCACGCCCCGCAATTCGATGCGTATTTCTGCCCCGCCAACAGCAGCTCCGGCTTCAGTAGTACCGGCGGTAGTAGTACCAGAGACCACCGGCACAAGCGCATGATCAAGAACCGGGAGTCGGCCGCACGCTCCCGCGCCCGGAAACAG gcttaTACCAACGAGCTCGAGATCGAGGTCGCCCATTTGCTCGAGGAGAACGCCAAGCTCAAGAAACAATATGAGGAG TGGCAGCTGCTCAACTCCTACAAAAACACTCACCAAAGAAGCTCCTCATCACCATTTTGA